One genomic segment of Arthrobacter sp. zg-Y1110 includes these proteins:
- a CDS encoding SCO4848 family membrane protein — MVLSTPLALVLVIAGLWSLIVWPPYLRDVLKSPQARDTNGAPTRYMTTNLMKISTAMVFGLATLVIGIRGLIG, encoded by the coding sequence ATGGTCCTCTCCACTCCCCTCGCTCTGGTCCTGGTGATCGCAGGCCTCTGGTCCCTCATCGTCTGGCCGCCCTATCTGCGGGACGTCCTGAAGTCCCCGCAGGCGCGGGATACCAACGGTGCGCCGACCCGGTACATGACCACGAACCTCATGAAGATCAGCACGGCCATGGTCTTCGGACTGGCAACCCTCGTGATCGGTATCCGCGGCCTGATCGGCTGA
- a CDS encoding M28 family metallopeptidase, whose translation MRTTALAAAVFLTAAAGVPAASADNGNGAADGQQSVRDAAAGKGNPGKGGPDKESPGKGSGKPDASEMLRKKVTVKNVLRHLDALQAAADANGENRASGTPGYEASGRYIEQQLRRAGYNPVRQPFSYDQFELSGETFEQVSPTAQAYVAGTEFSTMSYSGPGDVTAGLTAVDINLGGNRASSSGCEPEDFAGFPAGNVALMQRGTCSFEIKVDNAAAAGASAAVIFNQGTNVAGDDRTGLLNGTLGTELSPIPAVGTTFALGEALAGTPGVVVRVSVESGVRTINSFNILADTPTGDADRTVVVGAHLDSVPEGPGINDNGSGSAATLETAVQLAKTKTKGGLENRVRFAFWGGEEDGLVGSRHYVSTLDEAGLAGTLLNLNFDMVGSPNFARFIYDGDGDAFGRTGPAGSDVIEGVFEEYFASQGLTTAPTEFSGRSDYAGFIERNIPAGGLFTGAEGLKTPEEAALFGGVAGEPYDACYHADCDDINNVNRTVLDQMSDAVAHAVVTFALTEEELRGGGQGARSVPAEYDYRGHLLRK comes from the coding sequence TTGCGTACGACGGCGCTCGCAGCGGCGGTTTTCCTGACGGCTGCAGCGGGAGTGCCGGCAGCGTCAGCGGACAACGGCAACGGAGCAGCGGACGGCCAGCAAAGCGTCCGTGACGCTGCAGCCGGAAAGGGCAATCCCGGCAAGGGCGGCCCGGACAAGGAGTCTCCCGGCAAGGGGAGCGGCAAGCCGGATGCCAGCGAAATGCTGCGGAAGAAAGTGACCGTCAAGAATGTGTTGCGGCACCTGGACGCCCTGCAGGCTGCCGCAGATGCCAACGGCGAAAACCGCGCGTCGGGAACTCCCGGATACGAGGCCTCCGGCCGATACATCGAGCAGCAGCTGCGCCGGGCCGGCTACAACCCGGTGAGGCAGCCCTTCTCCTACGACCAGTTCGAGCTGTCCGGCGAGACCTTCGAGCAGGTTTCCCCCACGGCGCAGGCGTACGTGGCAGGAACGGAATTCAGCACCATGAGCTACTCGGGCCCGGGAGACGTGACAGCCGGACTGACAGCGGTGGACATCAACCTCGGCGGCAACCGTGCCTCGAGCAGCGGCTGCGAGCCGGAGGATTTCGCCGGGTTCCCCGCCGGGAACGTCGCCTTGATGCAGCGCGGCACATGCAGTTTCGAAATCAAGGTGGACAACGCCGCAGCAGCCGGGGCATCCGCTGCGGTCATCTTCAACCAGGGCACCAATGTGGCGGGGGATGACCGCACGGGCCTGCTCAACGGCACGCTGGGCACCGAGCTTTCCCCGATTCCCGCCGTCGGTACAACATTTGCCCTCGGTGAGGCCCTGGCAGGCACTCCGGGCGTTGTTGTGCGGGTCTCGGTGGAATCCGGGGTGCGCACCATCAACTCCTTCAACATCCTCGCGGATACCCCCACCGGGGACGCGGACCGTACCGTGGTGGTGGGAGCACACCTGGACTCGGTCCCGGAGGGGCCTGGCATCAATGACAACGGCAGCGGTTCGGCAGCAACCTTGGAAACAGCCGTCCAGCTCGCCAAAACCAAGACGAAGGGCGGATTGGAGAACCGCGTCCGGTTCGCGTTCTGGGGCGGGGAAGAAGACGGGCTCGTAGGCTCGCGGCACTACGTCTCCACCTTGGACGAAGCCGGGCTGGCCGGAACGCTGCTGAACCTGAACTTCGACATGGTGGGTTCCCCGAACTTCGCCCGGTTTATCTACGACGGCGACGGCGACGCCTTCGGCCGGACAGGGCCCGCCGGGTCCGACGTCATTGAGGGGGTCTTCGAGGAGTACTTCGCCTCCCAGGGCCTGACCACGGCACCCACCGAGTTCAGCGGCCGTTCCGACTATGCCGGGTTCATCGAAAGGAACATTCCGGCGGGAGGGTTGTTCACGGGTGCCGAAGGCCTGAAGACACCGGAGGAAGCTGCACTGTTCGGCGGGGTGGCGGGTGAGCCGTACGACGCCTGCTACCACGCCGATTGCGACGACATCAACAACGTGAACCGCACTGTTCTCGACCAGATGTCGGACGCCGTGGCCCACGCCGTGGTCACCTTTGCCCTCACGGAGGAGGAGCTGCGCGGCGGCGGCCAGGGTGCCCGGTCCGTCCCGGCCGAATACGACTACCGCGGACACCTGCTGCGGAAGTAG
- a CDS encoding DUF2505 domain-containing protein → MALNASTILPYDVRTVTDTFADEGFLRSMSEHVGGSLVSASVDGDTAGAFVLTAVRTMPTDRLPDIAKKFVGANLTVTQKEQWAAPAADGSREAAVELSVGGVPLKVNAVQRLISTPEGTRVDVDGNVASSIPFLGDKIAKAAEPMIGKALTIQAGQAGKWIESRKS, encoded by the coding sequence ATGGCCCTGAACGCATCAACTATCCTGCCCTACGACGTACGGACCGTGACGGACACGTTCGCTGACGAGGGTTTCCTGCGCAGCATGAGCGAGCACGTAGGCGGTTCCCTGGTTTCCGCTTCCGTGGACGGTGACACCGCCGGGGCATTTGTCCTCACCGCTGTGCGGACGATGCCCACGGACCGGTTGCCGGACATTGCGAAGAAGTTTGTTGGTGCCAACCTGACCGTGACCCAGAAAGAGCAGTGGGCCGCACCTGCCGCCGACGGATCCCGCGAAGCCGCCGTGGAGCTCTCCGTGGGCGGGGTCCCGCTGAAGGTCAACGCCGTGCAGCGACTGATCAGCACCCCCGAGGGCACCCGCGTCGATGTTGACGGCAACGTGGCCTCCAGCATTCCGTTCCTGGGCGACAAGATCGCCAAGGCCGCCGAACCGATGATCGGCAAGGCCCTCACGATCCAGGCAGGCCAGGCCGGCAAGTGGATTGAAAGCCGGAAGAGCTAG